The proteins below are encoded in one region of Rhizobacter sp.:
- the secY gene encoding preprotein translocase subunit SecY encodes MATNANQLAKSGKFGDLRRRLVFLLLALVVYRIGGHIPVPGIDPAQLQEMFKTQEGGILSLLNVFSGGALQRFTVFALGIMPYISASIIMQLMTYVVPSLEALKKEGEAGRRKITQYTRYGTLGLALFQALGIALALEGSPGLVISPGFGFRMTAVVSLVAGTMFLMWLGEQITERGLGNGISILIFGGIAAGLPSAIGGLLELVRTGAMSVLVAMFIVVLIGAVTYVVVFVERGQRKILVNYAKRQVGNKVYGGQSSHLPLKLNMSGVIPPIFASSIILLPATIVGWFATGDSLRWLKDLAAALSPGQPIYVMLFAAAIVFFCFFYTALVFNSRETADNLKKSGAFIPGIRPGEQTARHIDRILSRLTLAGAIYITAVCLLPEFLVLKYNVPFYFGGTSLLIIVVVTMDFWAQVQSYVMSQQYESLLKKASFKAS; translated from the coding sequence GTGGCAACCAACGCGAATCAGCTGGCCAAGAGTGGCAAGTTCGGCGACCTGCGTCGCCGGCTTGTCTTCTTGTTGCTCGCGCTCGTGGTCTACCGCATCGGGGGGCACATTCCGGTGCCCGGCATCGACCCGGCACAGCTGCAGGAGATGTTCAAGACGCAGGAGGGGGGCATCCTCAGCTTGCTGAACGTGTTCTCCGGCGGCGCGCTGCAACGCTTTACCGTGTTCGCGCTGGGCATCATGCCGTACATCTCCGCGTCGATCATCATGCAGTTGATGACCTACGTGGTGCCCTCGCTCGAAGCCCTGAAGAAGGAAGGCGAGGCCGGTCGTCGCAAGATCACGCAGTACACGCGTTATGGCACCTTGGGCTTGGCGCTGTTCCAGGCGCTGGGCATTGCGTTGGCGCTGGAAGGTTCGCCGGGTCTCGTGATCAGCCCGGGCTTCGGCTTCCGCATGACCGCGGTGGTGAGCCTGGTGGCCGGCACGATGTTCCTGATGTGGCTGGGTGAACAGATCACCGAGCGTGGGCTGGGCAACGGCATCTCGATCCTGATCTTCGGTGGCATTGCCGCTGGTCTGCCGAGTGCTATCGGCGGTTTGCTGGAACTGGTGCGTACCGGCGCGATGAGCGTGCTGGTGGCGATGTTCATCGTCGTGCTGATCGGCGCCGTGACTTACGTCGTGGTGTTCGTTGAGCGTGGCCAGCGCAAGATCCTGGTGAACTACGCCAAGCGCCAGGTGGGCAACAAGGTCTATGGCGGCCAGTCATCGCACCTGCCGCTGAAGCTGAACATGTCTGGCGTGATCCCGCCGATCTTCGCGTCGTCGATCATCCTGCTGCCGGCCACGATCGTGGGGTGGTTTGCCACGGGTGACAGCCTCCGCTGGCTGAAGGATCTCGCTGCGGCGTTGTCACCCGGCCAGCCGATCTACGTGATGCTGTTTGCCGCGGCCATCGTTTTCTTCTGCTTCTTCTACACGGCCCTGGTGTTCAACAGCCGCGAGACCGCAGACAACCTGAAGAAGAGCGGTGCCTTCATCCCGGGCATCCGCCCTGGTGAGCAGACCGCTCGACACATCGACCGCATCCTGTCCCGTCTGACGCTGGCTGGTGCGATCTACATCACCGCGGTGTGTCTGCTGCCCGAGTTCCTGGTGCTGAAGTACAACGTCCCGTTCTACTTCGGTGGTACCTCCCTCCTGATCATCGTGGTCGTCACGATGGACTTCTGGGCCCAGGTGCAGAGTTATGTGATGAGTCAGCAGTACGAATCACTGCTGAAGAAGGCAAGTTTCAAGGCGAGCTGA
- the infA gene encoding translation initiation factor IF-1 has product MAKDDVIQMQGEILENLPNATFRVKLENGHIVLGHISGKMRMHYIRILPGDKVTVELTPYDLSRARIVFRAK; this is encoded by the coding sequence ATGGCGAAAGACGACGTCATTCAGATGCAGGGTGAGATTCTGGAGAACCTCCCCAACGCCACGTTCCGTGTGAAGCTGGAAAACGGGCACATCGTGCTGGGCCATATTTCCGGAAAGATGCGCATGCACTACATCCGCATCCTTCCTGGAGACAAGGTGACGGTCGAGTTGACGCCCTACGATTTGTCGCGAGCACGCATCGTGTTCCGCGCCAAGTGA
- the rpmJ gene encoding 50S ribosomal protein L36: MKVAASVKAMCRNCKVIRRKGVVRVICTDPRHKQRQG; this comes from the coding sequence ATGAAAGTTGCAGCATCGGTCAAGGCAATGTGCCGGAATTGCAAGGTCATCCGCCGCAAGGGCGTGGTGCGCGTGATCTGCACCGATCCGCGTCACAAGCAGCGCCAGGGCTGA
- the rpsM gene encoding 30S ribosomal protein S13, translating to MARIAGINIPPHKHAEIGLTAIYGIGRTTAQKICEASGVPFDRKIKDLTDADLEKIREEIGKITIEGDLRREMSINIKRLMDLGCYRGFRHRRGLPVRGQRTKTNARTRKGPRKSGALVKK from the coding sequence ATGGCACGTATTGCTGGTATCAACATTCCGCCGCACAAGCACGCCGAGATCGGCCTGACTGCGATCTACGGCATCGGCCGCACGACCGCTCAGAAGATCTGCGAAGCCAGCGGCGTTCCCTTCGACCGCAAGATCAAGGACCTGACCGACGCCGATCTGGAAAAGATCCGCGAAGAGATCGGCAAGATCACGATCGAAGGCGATCTGCGCCGCGAGATGTCCATCAACATCAAGCGCCTGATGGACCTGGGTTGCTACCGCGGTTTCCGTCATCGCCGCGGCCTGCCGGTCCGCGGGCAGCGCACCAAGACGAACGCCCGCACCCGCAAGGGCCCGCGCAAGTCTGGCGCCCTGGTCAAGAAGTGA
- the rpsK gene encoding 30S ribosomal protein S11: MAKAPQNTAAQRVRKKVRKNVADGIAHVHASFNNTIITITDRQGGALSWASSGGQGFKGSRKSTPFAAQVAAEVAGRAAQEQGIKNLDVRIKGPGPGRESSVRALASLGIRITSISDVTPVPHNGCRPQKRRRI, encoded by the coding sequence ATGGCTAAAGCACCCCAGAACACCGCCGCCCAGCGCGTGCGCAAGAAGGTCCGCAAGAACGTTGCGGACGGCATCGCGCACGTCCACGCGTCGTTCAACAACACGATCATCACCATCACCGACCGCCAAGGTGGCGCCCTGTCGTGGGCCTCGAGTGGTGGCCAGGGTTTCAAGGGCTCGCGCAAGTCGACTCCTTTTGCTGCCCAGGTGGCGGCTGAAGTGGCCGGCCGTGCGGCTCAAGAGCAAGGCATCAAGAACCTCGACGTGCGCATCAAGGGCCCCGGCCCCGGCCGCGAGTCGTCGGTTCGTGCACTGGCGTCGCTGGGTATCCGCATCACCTCCATCTCGGACGTGACGCCGGTCCCGCACAACGGTTGCCGCCCGCAGAAGCGCCGTCGCATCTAA
- the rpsD gene encoding 30S ribosomal protein S4: MARYLGPKGKLARREGTDLFLKSARRPIGDKVKFDSKPGQHGRTSGSRTSDFGLQLREKQKVKRMYGILERQFRRYFAEAERRKGNTGANLLTLLESRLDNVVYRMGFGSTRAEGRQLVSHKAITVNGQVVNIASYMVKVGDVVAVREKSKKQLRITDALKLAESQGMPNWVQVDASKLEGVFKKTPDRDEFGADIKEALIVELYSR, encoded by the coding sequence GTGGCACGTTACCTAGGACCCAAGGGCAAACTTGCCCGCCGTGAAGGCACCGATCTTTTCCTGAAGAGCGCCCGTCGCCCGATCGGGGACAAGGTCAAGTTCGACAGCAAGCCCGGCCAGCACGGTCGCACCTCCGGCTCGCGCACCTCCGACTTCGGCCTGCAACTGCGCGAGAAGCAGAAGGTCAAGCGCATGTACGGCATCCTCGAACGTCAGTTCCGCCGCTACTTCGCCGAAGCCGAGCGCCGCAAGGGCAACACCGGCGCGAACTTGCTGACCCTGCTCGAGTCGCGCCTTGACAACGTGGTGTACCGCATGGGCTTCGGCTCCACGCGCGCCGAAGGCCGCCAGCTGGTGTCGCACAAGGCGATCACCGTGAATGGCCAGGTCGTCAACATCGCCTCCTACATGGTCAAGGTCGGTGACGTGGTCGCCGTGCGCGAAAAGTCGAAGAAGCAGCTGCGCATCACCGACGCGCTGAAGCTTGCGGAATCGCAAGGCATGCCCAACTGGGTGCAGGTCGACGCCAGCAAGCTGGAAGGCGTGTTCAAGAAGACGCCGGACCGCGACGAATTCGGCGCCGACATCAAGGAAGCGCTGATCGTCGAACTGTATTCGCGCTGA
- the rpoA gene encoding DNA-directed RNA polymerase subunit alpha, with protein MQTNLLKPKAINVEPLGGNRAKVTLEPFERGYGHTLGNALRRVLLSSMVGYAPTEVTIAGVLHEYSAIDGVQEDVVHIMLNLKGVVFRLHNRDEVTLVLRKEGEGPVTAGDIQTPHDVEIINPEHVIAHLSQGGKLDMQIKVEKGRGYVPGTLRRYGDEPTKSIGRIVLDASFSPVSRVSYTVESARVEQRTDLDKLVMEIATNGAITPEEAIRASAKILVEQLAVFAQLEGSEIAAFDAPAQRSTQFDPILLRPVDELELTVRSANCLKAENIYYIGDLIQRTETELLKTPNLGRKSLNEIKEVLASRGLTLGARLENWPPQGLDKR; from the coding sequence ATGCAAACAAACCTGCTCAAACCCAAAGCCATCAATGTGGAGCCGCTGGGCGGCAACCGCGCCAAGGTCACGCTCGAGCCGTTCGAGCGCGGCTACGGTCATACGCTGGGCAACGCGCTGCGTCGCGTGCTGCTGTCGTCGATGGTGGGTTATGCGCCGACCGAAGTGACCATCGCGGGCGTGCTCCACGAGTACTCGGCCATCGACGGTGTGCAAGAAGACGTGGTTCACATCATGCTGAACCTCAAGGGCGTGGTGTTCCGCCTGCACAACCGCGATGAAGTCACGCTCGTCCTGCGCAAGGAAGGCGAAGGCCCCGTCACCGCCGGCGACATCCAGACCCCGCACGACGTCGAGATCATCAACCCCGAGCACGTGATTGCCCACCTGTCGCAAGGCGGCAAGCTCGACATGCAGATCAAGGTCGAGAAGGGCCGCGGCTATGTGCCGGGCACGCTGCGCCGCTACGGCGACGAGCCGACCAAGTCGATCGGCCGCATCGTGCTCGACGCTTCGTTCTCGCCTGTTTCGCGCGTGAGCTACACCGTCGAGTCGGCCCGTGTCGAACAGCGCACCGACCTTGACAAGCTCGTGATGGAAATCGCCACCAACGGCGCCATCACACCGGAAGAAGCTATCCGCGCGTCGGCCAAGATCCTGGTCGAACAGCTCGCCGTGTTCGCGCAGCTCGAAGGCAGCGAGATCGCTGCGTTCGACGCGCCGGCCCAGCGCAGTACGCAGTTCGACCCGATCCTGCTGCGCCCGGTCGACGAGCTCGAGCTGACGGTGCGTTCGGCCAACTGCCTGAAGGCCGAAAACATCTACTACATCGGCGATCTGATCCAGCGCACCGAGACCGAGCTGCTCAAGACGCCTAACCTCGGCCGCAAGTCGCTCAACGAAATCAAGGAAGTGCTGGCCTCGCGTGGCCTCACGCTCGGCGCTCGCCTTGAAAACTGGCCCCCCCAAGGCCTGGACAAGCGTTAA
- the rplQ gene encoding 50S ribosomal protein L17, with protein MRHRHGLRKLNRTSEHRLAMLRNMTNSLLQHEAIKTTLPKAKELRRVVEPLITLAKEPTLANRRLAFDRTRDRDIVTKLFNELGPRYKARPGGYTRILKMGFRVGDNAPMAFVELVDRPEPAAEEAGADKAE; from the coding sequence ATGCGTCACCGTCACGGACTTCGTAAGCTCAACCGCACCAGCGAGCACCGCCTCGCCATGCTGCGCAACATGACCAACTCGCTGCTGCAGCACGAGGCGATCAAGACCACGCTGCCCAAGGCGAAGGAACTGCGCCGCGTCGTCGAGCCGCTGATCACGCTCGCCAAGGAGCCGACGCTGGCCAACCGCCGCCTCGCCTTCGACCGCACCCGCGATCGCGACATCGTCACCAAGCTCTTCAACGAACTGGGCCCGCGCTACAAGGCTCGCCCGGGCGGCTACACGCGCATCCTGAAGATGGGCTTCCGCGTGGGCGACAACGCGCCGATGGCGTTCGTCGAACTGGTCGACCGTCCGGAACCCGCGGCTGAAGAAGCTGGTGCGGACAAGGCTGAATAA
- a CDS encoding VOC family protein has translation MPTCRIDHITITAATLEAGAELVFESLGVRPQPGGEHPRMGTHNLLLRLGDAVFLEVIAVNPNAPRPPRPRWFELDRLSPGTPPRLACWVARTDDIVGALRDCPAPLGAPQTQSRGTLEWRISIPDDGHLPFGGAAQALIQWQTATHPARSLLDLGCALVALELLHPDTPALRNVLDTLQVAEPGVDLTVREAASPGIVAHIRTPHGLRRLGPQAPLLQR, from the coding sequence GTGCCGACCTGCCGCATCGACCACATCACCATCACCGCCGCTACGCTCGAAGCAGGCGCTGAGCTGGTGTTCGAGTCTCTGGGCGTGAGGCCGCAGCCAGGCGGCGAACACCCGCGGATGGGAACGCACAACCTGCTGCTGCGCCTCGGTGACGCCGTGTTCCTCGAGGTGATCGCCGTCAATCCGAACGCGCCTCGTCCGCCGCGCCCACGGTGGTTCGAGCTGGACCGCCTCTCGCCCGGCACGCCGCCGCGCCTTGCCTGCTGGGTGGCGCGCACCGACGACATCGTCGGTGCCTTGCGCGACTGTCCTGCGCCGCTGGGCGCGCCGCAGACCCAATCCAGGGGCACTTTGGAATGGCGCATCTCGATCCCGGACGATGGCCACCTACCCTTCGGTGGCGCGGCGCAGGCGTTGATCCAGTGGCAAACCGCCACGCATCCCGCCCGCAGCCTGCTCGACCTGGGTTGTGCACTGGTCGCCTTGGAGCTGCTGCACCCCGACACACCCGCATTGCGCAATGTGCTCGACACGCTTCAGGTGGCAGAGCCAGGCGTCGACCTCACGGTGCGCGAGGCCGCATCGCCCGGAATCGTGGCGCACATCCGCACCCCGCACGGGCTCCGACGGCTGGGCCCGCAAGCCCCTCTCCTGCAGCGTTAG
- a CDS encoding class IV adenylate cyclase produces the protein MARNIEIKARIAGIDSIVDALRPLGAEGPTEILQDDTFFHCDNGRLKLRAFSATHGELIFYQRDNQPGPKESFYVRAPTHDPAALRQALTLAHGACGRVIKQRTLYLVGRTRVHLDRVQGLGEFLELEVVMDEAEPVSAGVDEAHRLMAALGVQPHQLVEDAYVDLLARAPAHARDG, from the coding sequence ATGGCACGCAACATCGAGATCAAGGCCCGCATCGCAGGCATCGACTCCATCGTCGACGCCTTGCGCCCCTTGGGTGCCGAAGGCCCGACCGAGATCCTCCAGGACGACACCTTCTTCCACTGCGACAACGGCCGCCTGAAGCTGCGGGCGTTCTCCGCCACGCACGGCGAGCTGATCTTCTACCAACGCGACAACCAGCCCGGCCCGAAGGAGTCGTTCTACGTGCGCGCTCCGACCCACGACCCCGCCGCGCTGCGGCAGGCGCTGACGCTTGCGCATGGCGCGTGCGGCCGTGTGATCAAGCAGCGCACGCTGTACCTTGTCGGTCGCACGCGGGTGCACCTCGACCGCGTGCAGGGCCTCGGCGAGTTCCTCGAACTCGAAGTGGTGATGGACGAGGCCGAGCCTGTGTCGGCCGGTGTCGACGAGGCGCACCGCCTCATGGCCGCGCTCGGCGTGCAGCCCCATCAGCTGGTCGAAGACGCCTACGTCGACCTGCTCGCCCGCGCGCCAGCGCACGCACGCGATGGCTGA
- a CDS encoding DUF2784 domain-containing protein — MADAPLYQLLADAVLVLHVSLVLFVVGGLVLVVVGNLRSWPWVNAWWFRLAHLLTIGVVVAEAWWGVVCPLTTLEMWLRAQARDSTYAGSFIEHWLQALLFWQAPPWVFTVAYTLFGLAVAAAWWRFPPRR; from the coding sequence ATGGCTGACGCCCCGCTCTACCAGCTGCTTGCCGATGCCGTGCTGGTGCTGCACGTGTCGCTCGTGCTCTTCGTCGTGGGCGGCCTGGTGCTGGTCGTCGTGGGCAACCTGCGATCGTGGCCGTGGGTCAACGCCTGGTGGTTCCGGCTCGCCCACCTGCTGACCATCGGTGTGGTCGTCGCCGAAGCGTGGTGGGGTGTCGTGTGCCCGCTCACCACGCTCGAGATGTGGCTACGGGCTCAGGCGCGCGACAGCACCTACGCCGGCAGCTTCATCGAGCACTGGTTGCAGGCCTTGCTCTTCTGGCAGGCGCCGCCCTGGGTGTTCACCGTGGCCTACACGCTCTTCGGCCTGGCGGTGGCCGCCGCGTGGTGGCGTTTCCCGCCCCGGCGATGA
- a CDS encoding thioredoxin family protein, with translation MSDTPTSSAPLLVVCLCAEWCGTCRDYRSIFEEAAQAFSHTGDMRFVWVDIEDESEFVDPVEVENFPTLLVSDADGVRFFGTVLPHKDTLWRLLRNEREGRRGTPHPDTEVQALAKRLWSRA, from the coding sequence ATGTCTGACACGCCCACATCCTCTGCACCCCTGCTCGTGGTGTGCCTGTGCGCCGAGTGGTGCGGCACCTGCCGCGATTACCGCAGCATCTTCGAGGAGGCGGCGCAGGCCTTTTCCCACACCGGCGACATGCGCTTCGTGTGGGTCGACATCGAAGACGAATCCGAATTCGTCGACCCCGTCGAGGTGGAAAACTTTCCCACCTTGCTGGTCAGCGATGCCGATGGCGTGCGCTTCTTCGGCACCGTGCTGCCCCACAAAGACACCCTCTGGCGCCTGCTGCGCAACGAGCGCGAAGGCCGCCGCGGTACACCGCACCCCGATACCGAGGTGCAGGCGCTCGCCAAGCGCCTCTGGTCACGCGCCTGA
- a CDS encoding DUF427 domain-containing protein: MRKSPGYQKDPDHLVREQPLGLWMKVEVDGDVISDSIDVVQVVEDHHPVRYYFPREDVAMQRLVRSDTTSDCPYKGRATYYSLKLDAGLLRDAAWSYEAPYEEHQGLRGRVAFWEEKIPGVLIEPKL, from the coding sequence ATGCGCAAATCACCGGGGTACCAGAAGGACCCCGACCATCTTGTGCGGGAGCAGCCCCTCGGCCTGTGGATGAAGGTGGAGGTCGACGGCGACGTGATCTCCGATTCCATCGACGTGGTGCAGGTGGTGGAAGACCACCACCCGGTGCGCTATTACTTCCCGCGGGAAGACGTGGCCATGCAGCGGCTGGTGCGCTCCGACACCACGAGCGACTGCCCGTACAAGGGCCGCGCGACGTATTACTCGCTGAAGCTCGACGCGGGCCTGCTGCGCGATGCGGCGTGGAGCTATGAAGCGCCCTATGAGGAGCACCAAGGCCTGCGCGGGCGCGTGGCGTTCTGGGAAGAGAAGATCCCCGGCGTCCTCATCGAGCCGAAGCTCTGA